The proteins below come from a single Drosophila suzukii chromosome X, CBGP_Dsuzu_IsoJpt1.0, whole genome shotgun sequence genomic window:
- the LOC108004644 gene encoding uncharacterized protein encodes MTTDRLILLQFSMHCFKIIFIYCICVNVLEHLVQRVQEN; translated from the coding sequence ATGACCACTGATCGCCTGATCCTGCTGCAGTTCAGCATGCACTGTTTCAAGATCATCTTCATCTACTGCATCTGTGTGAATGTCCTGGAGCATCTCGTCCAGCGGGTCCAGGAAAACTGA
- the CheA7a gene encoding uncharacterized protein CheA7a, whose amino-acid sequence MELRHLFTCFLPITLVLICRAEKPYNVELNTFEMDQTIENQEKWVEWGTLRMKKVSRNKFVVSGDFEFKLNMGDQQKIALMAFTYNSNAKKRGPMVLNVHKPFCQFINEDKDTYPQIQKVSNLPEQGKCPFPKGKYQIDNYEMETNFLPDNAPKGDYLLQLTMLDNEIPVAGLEATVTLT is encoded by the exons ATGGAATTGCGCCATTTATTTACCTGCTTTCTTCCTATAACTTTGGTTCTAATATGTAGGGCGGAAAAACCCTACAATGTGGAGCTAAATACCTTTGAGATGGACCAAACCATTGAAAATCAGGAAAAGTGGGTGGAGTGGGGAACTCTGAGGATGAAAAAGGTCTCACGAAATAAATTTGTGGTGTCTGGGGACTTTGAATTCAAACTCAATATGGGTGATCAGCAGAAG ATTGCTCTTATGGCTTTCACCTACAATTCCAATGCCAAAAAGAGGGGTCCCATGGTGTTGAATGTGCATAAACCCTTCTGTCAGTTCATCAACGAGGATAAGGACACGTATCCCCAGATACAGAAGGTTTCCAATTTACCGGAGCAGGGAAAGTGTCCCTTTCCCAAGGGAAAATACCAGATCGACAACTACGAAATGGAGACCAATTTCCTGCCAGATAATGCCCCAAAAGGGGATTATCTTCTGCAGTTGACCATGCTGGATAATGAAATACCAGTGGCTGGACTTGAGGCCACTGTAACCCTGACTTAG